AGTTTCCGCTCGTGCTGATCTTGCTGCAATACATCGGCGTCGTAACGCCGCAGCAACTGCGAGAACACTGGCGTGTGGCGATTGTGCTGGTCGTGGTCGCCTCGGCGTTTCTCACGCCTGCCGATCCGATTTCGACCATTATGCTCGGAGTCGTGCTTTTCCTGTTTTACTTGGGATCGATTTATATCGGTGCGCGACTCGTGCGCAAACGCGATGCGGATATCGACGCCTATCTAGACGGAGAGTAACGCTGCCAGGAATTTTCCTGCCCGTAGCGCCTCTTGTTTTTGTTCCTTTGAAACTCTGAATAAGGTGCAACGATACTTGTTTCTCATTGTTGAACGGGATTGCTATCTGATGTACCGTTATTTATATCCTCTGAATTATGAAGCCTGATCGGTTTATCTTTCCCTTGGGGAAACTCATATCTGCTGCGGTGATACTTGTGGCTGCGGTAGCCGTGCAGGCTACACCGGTTTCGTTCACCTTTAACAGCTTCACCCACTCCAAGACCGTCAGCGGGAGCTATGACGGAGGGAATCTTTCCGATCTCTATGTGGGTAATATCAATATAGCATTCAAGGACACGTCGGGCACCAGCAGTGCCAATGTCGTGGCCTTCTGCATGGAGCTGTCCCAGGGGCTAAACATAGGGCAGTCCTACAACTACACGGCAACGACGCTGACCGCCGCGGGGCTTTCTGATGCCCAGGCCCGCCTCGTTTCGATCCTTTACGACCAGTACTATGCCGGTCCGACGACTCAGGACTGGAATTCCGTCAATACCGGGGCTTTTCAGCTGGCGCTCTGGGAGTTGACCCACGATACGGATGGCAGCCTGTGGTCTGACGAGGGTGACTTCTATATTCAGAGCGAGGGTAGCAACAAACAGGTGTCGAAGATTGCTAACGAATATCTGACCGATATCTATGAGCTGGCATCTGACGCAAACTACGAGCCCTATTCACAGCTGGTTTCCCTGACCAATGCCGAGAGCCAGGATTTGATCGTGATGGCCTCGATGGTGCCCGGCTATGATGGCGGGACTGTGGTTGCCGTTCCCTTTGGGGTTAATCCGCTACCGGGCATGGCCATTGTTGGTCTGTTTGCCTGGCGCAGACTAAAAAAGCGCAGGGCTTGAGCCTGTAATAAAGCTTTTCCGAGAAGCTCCGGTCGATGGCCGGGGCTTTTCTTTTGGGGTAAATCCTGGAATTTGGGCAAAAAAGGGGGAGTCCGTCTCTCACCCCGGACTCCCCACGCCGGCTCTAAAGGCCGGTTAATCCCCTAATCTATTCTCTCTGTCTATACCTCAAAAAGTCTCTTGCGAAACTTCTAGGAGGGATAAAAGCACGTAACGGCCGACCTTGGTTTCTACCGGACGGGCGTTAATATGGTAGCTGCGTGTTTCATGATTACTGCCATTGACGGTGCGCAGCGTGCAGTCGTCTTTGGCGTCCTCGCCCTCGA
This genomic interval from Ruficoccus sp. ZRK36 contains the following:
- a CDS encoding thioester domain-containing protein, with protein sequence MKPDRFIFPLGKLISAAVILVAAVAVQATPVSFTFNSFTHSKTVSGSYDGGNLSDLYVGNINIAFKDTSGTSSANVVAFCMELSQGLNIGQSYNYTATTLTAAGLSDAQARLVSILYDQYYAGPTTQDWNSVNTGAFQLALWELTHDTDGSLWSDEGDFYIQSEGSNKQVSKIANEYLTDIYELASDANYEPYSQLVSLTNAESQDLIVMASMVPGYDGGTVVAVPFGVNPLPGMAIVGLFAWRRLKKRRA